The following are encoded together in the Anopheles nili chromosome 3, idAnoNiliSN_F5_01, whole genome shotgun sequence genome:
- the LOC128723291 gene encoding phenoloxidase-activating factor 3-like, which produces MEMKPFHTTVSQFFATIVCLFPLACSVAFFRDCEPEQRCVQLALCGQYLHYVNEAPKYWPPSVRQDALQQLCDVQMAVNGSKLYYICCNRKEILCGVSRVQLIAYGQQAQAYAFPWMALLESSKTDEHPCGGSLINDRHVLTAAHCVKTRKIFGVRVGVHDLSDDRNCDERIHFPADDDYGSDDSTEADADEYSSSCGPPAQRIPVEATVIHPKYSPRTKRNDLAIIRLQYPAIIGYSVIPICLPLTEQLRAYRPSDAFVAGWGMTESGERSAVLRYAVLPALSLPECAMRIKELDQLIVLDDAHVCAGGNNKSAHCSGDSGGPLQYISDSTRFVLQGVVSFGVKTCGIKIAPGVFANVSNFIDWIVQEANILT; this is translated from the exons atggaaatgaaaccgttTCACACTACCGTCAGTCAGTTCTTTGCCACTATTGTGTGTCTTTTTCCGCTGGCCTGCAGTGTAG CGTTCTTCCGGGATTGTGAACCTGAGCAGCGGTGTGTGCAGCTGGCGCTGTGTGGTCAGTACCTTCATTATGTCAACGAAGCCCCAAAGTACTGGCCACCCAGCGTACGGCAGGACGCTCTCCAGCAGCTGTGTGACGTGCAAATGGCCGTGAATGGGTCGAAG CTCTACTACATTTGCTGCAATCGCAAGGAAATACTTTGTGGTGTTTCAAGAGTGCAACTGATCGCCTATGGTCAGCAAGCTCAAGCTTACGCCTTTCCGTGGATGGCTTTGCTCGAATCGAGCAAAACAGACGAGCATCCGTGCGGTGGCAGCCTCATAAACGATCGCCACGTCCTGACGGCAGCGCATTGCGTCAAGACGCGCAAAAT CTTTGGTGTTCGCGTTGGAGTGCATGATCTGAGCGATGATCGCAACTGTGACGAGAGGATCCATTTCCCAGCCGACGACGATTATGGTAGCGATGACAGCACCGAGGCAGATGCCGATGAGTACTCCAGCAGCTGTGGACCACCGGCCCAGCGTATTCCTGTCGAAGCGACAGTGATTCATCCGAAATATAGTCCGCGTACGAAACGCAACGATCTAGCCATCATCCGACTGCAGTATCCCGCCATCATCGGGTACA GCGTTATCCCGATATGTCTACCGTTGACGGAGCAACTTCGGGCTTATAGACCATCGGACGCGTTTGTTGCTGGCTGGGGTATGACGGAATCCGGTGAACGATCAGCCGTGCTGCGGTACGCGGTTTTACCGGCGCTTTCGCTTCCGGAATGTGCGATGAGGATCAAAGAACTGGACCAGCTAATCGTCCTCGATGATGCACACGTATGCGCGGGAGGAAACAACAAATCGGCCCACTGCAGTGGGGACTCAGGAGGACCATTGCAGTACATATCCGATTCAACGAGGTTCGTCCTGCAAGGAGTCGTTTCGTTTGGGGTGAAAACGTGCGGTATCAAGATTGCTCCTGGGGTGTTTGCAAATGTTTCCAACTTCATCGATTGGATCGTACAGGAGGCAAACATATTGACATGA
- the LOC128722458 gene encoding uncharacterized protein LOC128722458 — protein sequence MWWSSSSSRISTLALLVVILGVGLIPSAEGQFGSPQRRVSVLRQIGGTRVRASFPSPNEPVAAPVVTSTRQQNYNPFQYNPASAAVTELARTIGSILGQQKKAAVFSPVSIACALSLMLLGANHETKNELVQVLGFQQFASHLDNIHRLYSEMLNDLARTEFDVSPPPWRTANPCYDDDEDEEDAALDARYPLQKDVIRVTNAVFVQEGLPLDGSFQFYSNRYYNSTAQNVPFGTNPARAAGLINAWVQRSTEGKIRDILSEAVAAEAEMIVASALYFKGLWSEPFEQQSTEMKPFFPDGHGRESKPVLVMSTVACFPYYDAVEYDAKIVGLSYQGNKTALYIIMPNNSTRQVMQDFQRRLTPAMIGDMVFKMSQRKMYLQLPKMRITNTINLRDVLQRLGLRTIFNRGQSDLTGMIARSSTVTQFATHEQLHVSEFIHRVELDINEKGTEGGAVTTSTIFRALPSVHFRVDAPFLILLGHDGTRLPLFYGTIYDPTPRLTPMTRPAIVSRFSSRQGFENTPAPAASVPTRSQISTPSISMTPGNDPKIAQTVVDMTMRLSRTLAQQQSKTELFSPVSIVTVANLLFLGSSGATHAEFNKLLTPASMNWKQLHQRYGSVLANLVSPNPIDARREQWRQQTCPQDEDYEDGSSSTPAQKSQVIRLANGVFYQKDLQMRQQYERLARSLYGALIQPIDPRNGAASSSTINKWVSDVTAGKIRNMLEGPLSSSSSMVIVNALYFKGKWKTQFEPMVTRQGPFFPDGYDGSSFSVKMMSLSGCLPFYKATDPMEVSIVGLPYRDDSSTMYLIQPANSSRTAIRRLQASLTGKMLESWIGQMKLQSTMVRLPKMHLRNSVDLLQSFQKLGFNSILSPAKSDLSNMVDSGTDGPKPYVNQIMHKIDLSIDEEGTEGAAATSALVDRISSQRRFNGNTPFLVYLRHDATGLPLFYGPIFDPR from the exons ATGTGGTggagtagcagcagcagtagaatCAGCACCCTAGCGCTGCTCGTGGTGATCCTCGGCGTAGGGTTGATCCCATCAGCTGAAGGGCAATTCGGGTCGCCTCAGCGTAGGGTGTCGGTGTTAAGACAGATAGGTGGCACGAGAGTGCGTGCGTCTTTTCCAAGCCCAAATGAACCGGTTGCAGCGCCAGTAGTGACAAGCACGCGCCAGCAAAACTACAACCCGTTCCAGTACAACCCAGCGTCGGCGGCCGTGACGGAGTTGGCACGCACGATCGGTAGCATTCTGGGGCAGCAGAAGAAGGCGGCTGTCTTCTCGCCGGTTAGCATTGCGTGTGCTCTTTCGCTGATGCTGCTTGGGGCGAATCATGAGACAAAGAACGAGCTAGTGCAGGTGCTCGGGTTCCAGCAGTTTGCGAGCCACCTGGACAACATACACCGGCTGTACAGTGAGATGTTGAACGATCTTGCAAGGACCGAGTTCGATGTGTCACCGCCACCATGGCGTACCGCGAATCCTTGCTacgatgacgatgaagatgaggAAGACGCAGCGCTGGATGCTAGGTACCCGCTGCAGAAGGACGTGATTCGTGTGACGAACGCGGTGTTCGTGCAGGAGGGCTTACCGCTGGATGGGAGCTTCCAGTTCTACTCGAACCGGTACTACAACAGCACGGCCCAAAACGTACCGTTTGGGACAAACCCAGCGCGAGCGGCGGGTTTGATTAATGCGTGGGTTCAACGTAGCACCGAGGGCAAAATCCGCGACATCCTGTCTGAGGCGGTGGCCGCCGAGGCGGAGATGATCGTCGCCAGTGCGCTGTACTTCAAAGGGCTGTGGTCGGAACCGTTCGAGCAGCAGTCGACCGAGATGAAGCCGTTCTTTCCGGACGGGCACGGGCGCGAATCGAAACCGGTTCTCGTGATGTCGACTGTCGCTTGCTTCCCGTACTACGATGCCGTTGAGTATGATGCGAAGATCGTCGGTTTGTCGTACCAGGGCAACAAAACGGCCCTGTACATTATCATGCCGAACAACTCGACCCGGCAGGTTATGCAGGACTTTCAGCGACGTCTCACGCCGGCCATGATCGGTGATATGGTGTTTAAGATGTCACAGCGCAAGATGTACCTGCAGTTGCCGAAGATGCGGATCACCAACACGATCAACCTGCGGGACGTGTTGCAGCGGCTTGGGTTGAGGACGATCTTCAACCGTGGGCAGAGTGATCTCACGGGTATGATCGCCCGATCGAGCACGGTAACGCAGTTTGCGACAC ATGAGCAGCTGCACGTGAGCGAGTTCATTCACCGGGTGGAGTTGGACATCAACGAGAAGGGTACGGAGGGTGGTGCGGTTACAACTTCGACCATCTTCCGGGCGTTACCGTCTGTGCACTTCCGGGTTGATGCACCGTTCTTGATACTGCTTGGCCACGATGGTACTCGGCTACCGTTGTTCTATGGCACGATCTACGATCCTAC ACCAAGGTTAACACCGATGACTCGGCCAGCGATCGTCTCGCGATTTTCATCCAGACAAGGCTTCGAAAATACACCGGCTCCAGCTGCGAGTGTCCCCACAAGGAGCCAGATTTCGACTCCCAGTATATCTATGACCCCTGGAAACGATCCAAAGATCGCCCAGACCGTGGTTGACATGACGATGCGGCTGAGTCGCACGTTGGCAcagcaacaaagcaaaacggaGCTGTTCTCACCGGTCAGCATTGTAACCGTGGCCAACCTGCTGTTCCTTGGGTCCAGCGGTGCCACTCACGCGGAATTCAACAAACTGCTCACCCCGGCCAGCATGAACTGGAAGCAGCTGCACCAGCGCTATGGCAGTGTGTTAGCAAACCTGGTCTCTCCAAATCCGATCGACGCCCGACGGGAACAGTGGCGTCAACAGACGTGCCCACAGGACGAGGACTACGAAGACGGATCGTCGTCAACTCCTGCTCAAAA GTCCCAAGTTATCCGGCTTGCGAATGGGGTGTTTTACCAGAAGGACCTGCAAATGCGCCAGCAGTACGAGCGTCTGGCTCGCAGCCTATATGGTGCGCTgatccaaccgatcgatcccCGAAATGGGGCTGCCTCCAGCTCGACGATCAACAAATGGGTTAGTGACGTGACGGCGGGTAAAATCCGCAACATGCTCGAAGGACCGCTCAGCAGCAGTTCTAGCATGGTGATCGTCAATGCGCTCTACTTCAAGGGCAAGTGGAAGACGCAATTCGAGCCCATGGTAACTCGCCAAGGTCCGTTCTTCCCGGATGGATACGATGGATCGTCGTTCTCTGTCAAGATGATGAGTCTCAGTGGGTGTTTGCCGTTCTACAAAGCCACCGACCCGATGGAGGTGTCGATCGTGGGTCTACCGTACCGTGATGACAGCAGTACCATGTACCTGATCCAACCTGCGAATTCAAGTCGCACCGCCATCAGACGTCTGCAGGCTTCACTGACCGGCAAGATGCTCGAGTCGTGGATCGGCCAGATGAAGCTACAGTCTACGATGGTGCGGCTGCCGAAGATGCATCTGCGTAATAGTGTCGATCTACTGCAGTCGTTCCAAAAGCTCGGTTTCAACTCGATCCTCAGCCCGGCGAAGAGTGATCTCTCGAACATGGTCGACAGTGGTACCGATGGTCCGAAACCGTACGTCAACCAGATAATGCACAAAATCGACCTCTCGATCGACGAGGAGGGTACGGAGGGTGCGGCCGCTACTTCCGCTCTGGTTGATCGTATTAGCTCGCAAAGGCGCTTCAATGGTAACACGCCATTCCTCGTTTATCTGCGGCACGATGCCACCGGGTTGCCGCTGTTCTACGGTCCCATCTTCGATCCTCGCTAG
- the LOC128722460 gene encoding phenoloxidase-activating factor 3-like, with protein MYSRALGLTAGLLLLVVAVCFPEGAFANVQAEIRMRRNAQECPRSCVPVTDCPMFAPPLPEWTLKTKMQFKKRVCERLGNNRYTVCCPKQGLELLDLESCGPSSSYRIANGKKAKLFQFPWMALLKSKSGGFCCSGTLVSEQYVLTAAHCIKDCEPTMIRLGEFDLRNTTDCDSKGEVCAPPPQDIPIEEVINHPYYSNRRKENDIGLIRLSRKATKNDNVATICLPVSPMMRTTQSKYVVAGWGKTESMESSDMLLYSTFSLTPKDECQTALRVEDAYIKINDNQLCAMGDNRSDNCLGDSGGPLKTFGISARMVQYGVVSYGLKTCGKQIAPGVYARVESYIDWILGEMTE; from the exons ATGTATTCGAGGGCGCTAGGATTAACGGCCGGattactgctgctggttgtgGCCGTTTGCTTCCCGGAAGGTGCTTTCGCGAACGTTCAGGCGGAGATTAGAATGCGCCGGAATGCGCAGGAATGTCCACGATCCTGCGTACCGGTGACCGATTGTCCGATGTTTGCGCCACCATTACCCGAATGGACGCTAAAAACCAAGATGCAATTCAAAAAGCGAGTTTGCGAAAGGTTGGGAAACAAT CGGTATACGGTGTGCTGCCCTAAGCAAGGACTGGAGCTGCTTGACCTGGAGAGCTGCGGGCCAAGCTCAAGCTACCGGATTGCTAACGGGAAGAAAGCGAAGCTGTTCCAGTTTCCCTGGATGGCGCTgttgaaaagtaaaagtgGAGGCTTCTGCTGCAGTGGCACCTTGGTTAGTGAGCAATATGTGCTCACCGCGGCCCATTGCATCAAGGATTGCGAGCC GACTATGATCCGGTTAGGCGAGTTCGATTTGCGAAACACGACCGATTGTGACTCGAAGGGTGAAGTGTGTGCTCCACCGCCACAGGACATTCCTATCGAGGAGGTTATCAACCACCCGTACTACAGCAATCGCCGGAAGGAGAACGATATCGGGTTGATCCGGTTGTCCCGTAAGGCAACCAAAAACGACA aCGTGGCGACAATATGCCTACCAGTGTCCCCAATGATGCGCACCACACAATCGAAGTACGTCGTGGCTGGGTGGGGCAAGACCGAGTCAATGGAGTCCTCCGACATGCTGCTGTACTCCACGTTTAGCTTGACGCCGAAGGACGAATGCCAAACGGCGCTGCGAGTGGAAGACGCCTACATCAAGATCAACGACAATCAGTTATGCGCCATGGGTGACAACAGGTCCGACAACTGTCTCGGCGATTCGGGTGGACCGCTGAAAACGTTCGGCATTTCCGCGCGCATGGTGCAGTACGGCGTGGTATCGTACGGGTTGAAAACTTGCGGCAAACAGATCGCACCGGGAGTGTACGCTAGGGTGGAGAGCTACATCGACTGGATACTGGGTGAGATGACGGAATGA
- the LOC128722462 gene encoding serine protease inhibitor 28Dc-like translates to MVKIPYRVLAPVKLPLFLPRLLLFVPLLLLLLLLLLVSSEVCNAANAQNYNAPSKAVSEQLVGAINDLAQTLGQQLGTSSSSRTEIFSPVSIGSMMFLLLRAANRETRNELLDILRLQHFRQPGTGNIPKNFARLLKEFTHDIAGKGILEELPGWQSSRSCYPTPDGADYEDDDDDRFLDEPIQANVIQLANAIFLQHGLINSTNFVKLARELYQAQIEQVDFREQPEAARTIINRWVNESTRGRIEQILSEELDTNTQMVAANALYFKATWETFFNEPQFTRPQPFFPDGEDQPSVMVPTMFSGGCYPYYSSPELDARIMAFPYRNRTTSMYVILPNVSDRTKLRQLQARLNSAGLDRLIGQMRLQKAIVQFPRMHVSNTYDLKQALQSLGLRSLFDRNKNNLKLAMPGRSKSRSTKLFISEMVHKIDLSINERGTEGGAVTITAMERSLPPVNFRVRGPFLLAIRHDPTKMLLFYGAVFDPS, encoded by the exons ATGGTCAAAATACCGTACAGGGTATTAGCCCCGGTGAAGCTACCGTTGTTCCTGCCGCGATTGCTGCTGTTCGTgccgctgctactgctgctgctgctgctgctgctggtgtccAGTGAGGTGTGTAATGCAGCGAATGCTCAGAATTACAACGCTCCCTCGAAGGCCGTAAGCGAGCAGTTGGTGGGCGCCATTAATGATCTAGCCCAAACGCTTGGGCAGCAGCTCGGGACGTCCAGCAGCTCCCGGACGGAGATTTTCTCACCAGTCAGCATCGGCAGCATGATGTTCTTGCTGCTTCGTGCGGCGAACCGTGAAACGCGCAACGAACTGCTGGACATTCTACGCCTCCAACACTTCCGGCAACCGGGCACGGGAAACATTCCGAAGAATTTCGCCCGCTTGCTGAAGGAATTCACGCACGACATCGCCGGAAAGGGCATTCTCGAGGAGCTACCGGGATGGCAAAGTTCGCGTAGCTGCTACCCCACACCGGACGGGGCCGATTACgaggatgacgacgatgatag GTTCCTCGACGAACCGATCCAGGCCAATGTGATACAGCTTGCGAATGCGATTTTTCTCCAGCACGGCTTGATAAACAGCACAAACTTTGTGAAGCTGGCGCGGGAACTTTATCAGGCGCAAATTGAGCAGGTTGACTTCAGGGAACAACCTGAAGCAGCCCGGACCATCATTAACCGGTGGGTGAACGAAAGCACCCGTGGACGGATCGAGCAGATCCTGTCAGAAGAGCTGGACACCAACACACAGATGGTCGCTGCCAATGCGCTCTACTTTAAGGCTACCTGGGAGACGTTTTTCAATGAGCCACAGTTCACCCGACCGCAGCCATTTTTTCCCGATGGTGAGGATCAACCCTCCGTGATGGTACCGACCATGTTCTCTGGTGGTTGCTACCCGTACTATTCCTCTCCCGAGCTGGATGCACGCATTATGGCGTTTCCGTATCGCAATCGAACCACCTCGATGTACGTGATCCTACCGAATGTGTCGGATCGGACCAAGTTGCGGCAGCTACAGGCGAGGCTCAATTCGGCCGGACTTGATCGGTTGATCGGACAGATGCGACTGCAGAAGGCTATTGTGCAGTTTCCGCGCATGCACGTTAGCAACACGTACGATTTGAAGCAAGCGTTGCAAAGTCTCGGACTGAGATCGCTTTTcgacagaaacaaaaacaacctgAAACTAGCGATGCCGGGCAGGAGTAAGTCTCGATCGACAAAGCTGTTCATCAGCGAGATGGTGCACAAGATCGACCTTTCGATCAACGAGCGGGGTACCGAAGGAGGAGCTGTGACGATCACCGCTATGGAGCGATCTTTGCCTCCAGTGAACTTTCGCGTTAGAGGACCATTTTTGCTAGCCATACGACATGATCCGACGAAAATGTTACTGTTTTATGGGGCGGTATTCGATCCTTCGTAA
- the LOC128722465 gene encoding zinc finger protein 528-like — translation MQISNSRTKAANCRKCEFCETVLNTRLVNAYSQHCLEEHDRSLFTCPQCGDVFHLQTHFKEHLIADHSLDEVNEFVTQNLWREFVHNGELMAECRYCYLVFRTQNSCTRHEKLHLKELQQRCYQDDGLSSKVSYGHPKPRCPPNMENYTRYCNICYRIVSKRNFREHMASHNSVREHSCPVCKKTFKVRRTATRHIQTHVNASNLKRKCYECDAVLSSESDIPDHYSSEHPTICPYRCPICGDGFMDKLPLKRHCHTHTDADRLEVSLKQPLISYKIDHACIYECTACYRSFNTKRATIAHWIVHTDRPYKCPQCHATFRIEDKLEQHTMDAHQQQVDEVESPL, via the coding sequence ATGCAAATCTCAAACAGTCGAACGAAAGCAGCAAATTGCAGAAAATGTGAATTTTGCGAAACGGTACTTAATACTCGATTGGTAAACGCCTACAGCCAACACTGCCTGGAAGAGCACGATCGGTCGCTCTTCACATGTCCACAGTGTGGTGATGTATTCCATCTGCAAACGCATTTCAAAGAACATCTGATAGCAGACCACTCTCTTGACGAGGTGAACGAATTCGTTACGCAAAACCTGTGGCGTGAGTTTGTTCATAATGGAGAGTTGATGGCGGAATGTCGCTATTGTTATCTAGTATTTCGTACGCAAAACTCCTGCACTAGACACGAAAAGCTGCATCTAAAGGAATTGCAACAGAGGTGCTATCAGGACGACGGGTTGAGCTCCAAAGTAAGTTACGGCCATCCGAAACCAAGGTGCCCTCCGAATATGGAAAACTATACACGATATTGCAACATTTGCTATCGGATCGTGTCGAAGCGCAATTTTCGGGAGCACATGGCCTCCCACAATTCGGTGCGGGAACACTCATGTCCGGTTTGCaagaaaacattcaaagttAGACGTACCGCCACCCGCCACATCCAAACTCACGTCAATGCGAGCAACCTTAAACGAAAGTGTTACGAGTGTGACGCCGTATTGAGCAGTGAAAGCGACATCCCTGATCATTACAGCTCGGAACATCCCACGATTTGCCCGTACCGGTGCCCTATTTGTGGGGACGGTTTCATGGATAAACTGCCGCTTAAGAGACATtgccatacacacacagatgCTGATCGTCTGGAGGTTTCTCTCAAGCAGCCGCTGATCAGCTACAAAATCGATCATGCATGCATCTACGAGTGCACGGCTTGTTATCGCAGTTTCAACACAAAACGTGCCACCATAGCGCACTGGATCGTGCACACGGACCGACCGTACAAGTGTCCTCAGTGCCATGCGACCTTTCGGATAGAAGACAAACTCGAGCAACATACTATGGATGCCCACCAGCAGCAAGTAGATGAAGTTGAGAGTCCTCTATAG
- the LOC128727172 gene encoding uncharacterized protein LOC128727172 isoform X1, with translation MAVQVDNLLLSDIGRSISLDTATRLRNAAMSKLIRQVSIETPASKLKDCVLNLVVPVPDTPAQGARILVVYAGACYRKNQSSSISSISSQLSDTGDITTSLHLLAKQMQSGSFTSISEEGPDSVPVQHHQTSVAIQHNPQSHQGVRDGALFPGFEVAGVIESLGCELKADCGFKVGQRVILYPYEGVPHGYSELMVVPDLMYLIPIPDELSLSVAATLPTGALLAQSAIIAAHKIVDDLLSTRPAEKVKILIVGTGGLALWAVRIAAQHFYTPTTKDKIQITVASLRDEGFLVAKKCERVNIVQWNEDLYEKQLIERTHDACDGLVDIVIDFGTTSRSLHRSMQCLTKDGHIFISDEVAEKLLPKFSKRAEERGQKIEAVPTGTIEQLHELVKLVSSNEIEPPPHSVFPSDQAAEVVRKLASSEIPGRAILKFHDIE, from the exons ATGGCTGTACAAGTGGATAATTTGTTACTATCGGATATTGG CCGTTCAATTTCGTTGGACACCGCGACACGCCTCAGAAACGCCGCCATGAGTAAGCTAATCCGCCAGGTGTCGATCGAAACGCCGGCCTCGAAGCTGAAGGACTGCGTGCTGAATCTGGTGGTGCCGGTTCCGGACACACCGGCGCAGGGTGCACGAATCCTGGTGGTGTACGCCGGTGCCTGTTACCGCAAAAACCAGTCGAGCTCGATCTCCTCGATCAGCAGCCAGTTGTCGGATACGGGCGATATCACGACTTCTCTTCACTTGCTCGCCAAGCAGATGCAGAGTGGCAGTTTCACTAGCATCAGCGAGGAAGGCCCGGACAGTGTACCGGTGCAGCATCACCAGACATCGGTGGCGATCCAGCACAACCCACAGTCCCATCAGGGCGTCCGTGATGGAGCGCTGTTTCCCGGCTTTGAGGTAGCCGGTGTCATCGAGTCGTTGGGTTGTGAGCTGAAGGCGGATTGTGGCTTTAAGGTTGGCCAACGTGTGATCCTGTACCCATACGAGGGCGTTCCACACGGCTACTCGGAGTTGATGGTAGTACCGGACCTGATGTATCTGATCCCGATCCCAGATGAGTTGTCGCTGAGCGTTGCAGCAACCCTACCGACGGGAGCCTTGCTCGCCCAGAGTGCCATCATTGCCGCGCACAAGATCGTGGATGATCTGCTCTCAACCCGACCAGCCGAGAAGGTGAAGATACTGATCGTCGGTACGGGCGGATTGGCCCTGTGGGCCGTGCGTATTGCCGCGCAGCATTTCTACACACCAACCACGAAGGACAAGATACAGATCACCGTGGCTAGCCTGCGGGACGAGGGCTTCCTGGTGGCGAAGAAATGTGAACG AGTAAACATCGTCCAGTGGAATGAGGATCTGTACGAGAAGCAGCTGATCGAGCGCACGCACGACGCCTGCGATGGGTTGGTGGACATCGTGATCGATTTCGGAACCACATCACGCAGCCTGCACCGGTCGATGCAGTGCCTAACGAAGGATGGACACATCTTCATCAGTGACGAGGTGGCAGAGAAGCTGCTGCCCAAGTTCAGCAAGCGTGCCGAGGAGCGTGGACAAAAGATCGAGGCCGTACCGACGGGTACGATCGAACAGCTCCACGAGCTGGTGAAACTAGTTTCTTCCAACGAG ATTGAACCACCGCCACACTCAGTATTTCCCTCGGATCAGGCCGCGGAAGTGGTACGCAAGCTGGCCAGCTCGGAGATTCCCGGGCGTGCCATCCTCAAATTCCATGATATTGAGTAA
- the LOC128727172 gene encoding uncharacterized protein LOC128727172 isoform X2 — protein MSKLIRQVSIETPASKLKDCVLNLVVPVPDTPAQGARILVVYAGACYRKNQSSSISSISSQLSDTGDITTSLHLLAKQMQSGSFTSISEEGPDSVPVQHHQTSVAIQHNPQSHQGVRDGALFPGFEVAGVIESLGCELKADCGFKVGQRVILYPYEGVPHGYSELMVVPDLMYLIPIPDELSLSVAATLPTGALLAQSAIIAAHKIVDDLLSTRPAEKVKILIVGTGGLALWAVRIAAQHFYTPTTKDKIQITVASLRDEGFLVAKKCERVNIVQWNEDLYEKQLIERTHDACDGLVDIVIDFGTTSRSLHRSMQCLTKDGHIFISDEVAEKLLPKFSKRAEERGQKIEAVPTGTIEQLHELVKLVSSNEIEPPPHSVFPSDQAAEVVRKLASSEIPGRAILKFHDIE, from the exons ATGAGTAAGCTAATCCGCCAGGTGTCGATCGAAACGCCGGCCTCGAAGCTGAAGGACTGCGTGCTGAATCTGGTGGTGCCGGTTCCGGACACACCGGCGCAGGGTGCACGAATCCTGGTGGTGTACGCCGGTGCCTGTTACCGCAAAAACCAGTCGAGCTCGATCTCCTCGATCAGCAGCCAGTTGTCGGATACGGGCGATATCACGACTTCTCTTCACTTGCTCGCCAAGCAGATGCAGAGTGGCAGTTTCACTAGCATCAGCGAGGAAGGCCCGGACAGTGTACCGGTGCAGCATCACCAGACATCGGTGGCGATCCAGCACAACCCACAGTCCCATCAGGGCGTCCGTGATGGAGCGCTGTTTCCCGGCTTTGAGGTAGCCGGTGTCATCGAGTCGTTGGGTTGTGAGCTGAAGGCGGATTGTGGCTTTAAGGTTGGCCAACGTGTGATCCTGTACCCATACGAGGGCGTTCCACACGGCTACTCGGAGTTGATGGTAGTACCGGACCTGATGTATCTGATCCCGATCCCAGATGAGTTGTCGCTGAGCGTTGCAGCAACCCTACCGACGGGAGCCTTGCTCGCCCAGAGTGCCATCATTGCCGCGCACAAGATCGTGGATGATCTGCTCTCAACCCGACCAGCCGAGAAGGTGAAGATACTGATCGTCGGTACGGGCGGATTGGCCCTGTGGGCCGTGCGTATTGCCGCGCAGCATTTCTACACACCAACCACGAAGGACAAGATACAGATCACCGTGGCTAGCCTGCGGGACGAGGGCTTCCTGGTGGCGAAGAAATGTGAACG AGTAAACATCGTCCAGTGGAATGAGGATCTGTACGAGAAGCAGCTGATCGAGCGCACGCACGACGCCTGCGATGGGTTGGTGGACATCGTGATCGATTTCGGAACCACATCACGCAGCCTGCACCGGTCGATGCAGTGCCTAACGAAGGATGGACACATCTTCATCAGTGACGAGGTGGCAGAGAAGCTGCTGCCCAAGTTCAGCAAGCGTGCCGAGGAGCGTGGACAAAAGATCGAGGCCGTACCGACGGGTACGATCGAACAGCTCCACGAGCTGGTGAAACTAGTTTCTTCCAACGAG ATTGAACCACCGCCACACTCAGTATTTCCCTCGGATCAGGCCGCGGAAGTGGTACGCAAGCTGGCCAGCTCGGAGATTCCCGGGCGTGCCATCCTCAAATTCCATGATATTGAGTAA